One window from the genome of Pedococcus badiiscoriae encodes:
- a CDS encoding CGNR zinc finger domain-containing protein, translating into MGMVHIAGNAALDFVGTLSERGTADEEGLVDRAALAAWYVDAGLVDRPPVVSGSDLAAAQRLREHLYLLVRALVEGSPLPERSRSALNRVASRPGPAQTLGPDGRRVRRGDADACLAAVAQAGVELFDRTDGAEVRFCADDRCTHPFLDRSRSKLRRWCDMATCGDRAKVRRYRGTHAPDRP; encoded by the coding sequence ATGGGCATGGTGCACATCGCGGGGAACGCGGCACTCGACTTCGTGGGCACGCTGAGCGAACGCGGAACGGCCGACGAAGAGGGCCTGGTCGACCGTGCTGCGCTGGCCGCCTGGTACGTCGATGCCGGCCTGGTGGACCGGCCTCCCGTGGTGAGTGGATCCGACCTCGCGGCGGCACAGCGGCTCCGCGAGCACTTGTACCTCTTGGTCCGCGCCTTGGTCGAGGGATCGCCGCTACCCGAGCGCAGCCGGTCGGCTCTCAACCGTGTGGCTTCCCGGCCGGGACCCGCGCAGACGCTGGGCCCTGACGGCCGACGGGTTCGCCGCGGTGACGCTGATGCTTGTCTCGCTGCGGTCGCCCAGGCCGGCGTGGAGCTGTTCGACCGGACCGATGGGGCCGAGGTGCGCTTCTGCGCCGATGACCGATGCACCCATCCCTTCCTCGACCGCTCCCGGAGCAAGCTGCGACGCTGGTGCGACATGGCCACGTGCGGGGACCGTGCAAAAGTGCGCCGTTACCGCGGCACCCATGCGCCTGATCGGCCCTAG
- a CDS encoding NAD-dependent epimerase/dehydratase family protein, with translation MLKLQGKSVLVSGGAGFIGSHLVDRLLLEEPSRITVVDNFFLGREENLQDAVAKNTDLAVRRLDASDLAAMQDVVSEREVDVVFDLAIVPLPTSLHYPVWTAQTNIGIATTFCELARRGLIDTLVHCSSSETYGTARGVPMSEDHPQDAITPYAASKSAADSIITSYVKTFGIDAVIVRPFNNFGPRQNPGSYAGIIPIVIHRVAEGIPVEITGDGEQTRDFIYVKETVDLILRAYEVVESRGLVINVATGIETSINTLVRELLEVLGAENHPIVHTPERAGDVRRHCADITRAKTLLDLHPHPLSKTQLKETIDYYLGEKALNGR, from the coding sequence GTGCTCAAGCTTCAAGGCAAGTCCGTGCTGGTTTCGGGGGGCGCTGGGTTCATCGGCAGCCACCTCGTCGACCGGTTGCTGCTGGAGGAGCCCAGCAGGATCACCGTGGTCGACAACTTCTTCCTCGGGCGGGAGGAGAACCTTCAGGACGCCGTAGCCAAGAACACCGACCTTGCGGTGCGGCGCCTCGATGCCTCGGATCTGGCAGCCATGCAGGACGTCGTCTCGGAGCGCGAGGTGGACGTGGTGTTCGACCTGGCCATCGTCCCGCTGCCAACCTCCCTGCACTACCCGGTCTGGACCGCGCAGACGAACATCGGCATCGCCACCACCTTCTGCGAACTGGCTCGCCGCGGACTGATCGACACCCTCGTTCACTGCTCCTCGTCAGAAACGTACGGCACAGCGCGTGGCGTGCCGATGTCAGAGGACCATCCGCAGGACGCCATCACCCCTTATGCGGCGAGCAAGTCCGCAGCCGACTCCATCATCACGTCGTATGTGAAGACCTTCGGCATCGACGCGGTGATCGTCAGGCCCTTCAACAACTTTGGCCCCCGGCAGAACCCCGGCAGCTACGCAGGCATCATCCCGATCGTCATCCACCGAGTTGCTGAAGGCATCCCGGTCGAGATCACCGGCGACGGCGAGCAGACCCGCGACTTCATCTACGTCAAAGAGACCGTGGACCTCATCCTGCGGGCTTATGAGGTGGTGGAGTCTCGCGGCCTCGTCATCAATGTGGCGACCGGCATCGAGACGTCCATCAACACCCTGGTTCGCGAGCTCCTGGAAGTGCTTGGCGCCGAGAACCACCCCATCGTCCACACGCCGGAACGGGCCGGAGACGTTCGGCGGCACTGCGCGGACATCACGCGCGCCAAGACCCTCCTCGACCTGCACCCGCACCCGCTGTCGAAGACCCAGCTCAAGGAGACGATCGACTACTACCTGGGCGAGAAAGCGCTGAACGGCCGCTAG
- a CDS encoding MFS transporter: MFGKPVRTFVLAAVLVRCMDAGTTVGMVLLCTASHLASPLRTAGLVGAALTIPHAFGFLSAPLLDRVGDPRRVVAAAAGLFAGLLMLTTAWLGKSPLPVVLVLALGAGAVGPMLTGGLSSLQEGRSADDRTRRLRAVDALTYGLAGAGAPVVVSALATAISPRGGLLALSCLGLVGGLLVLRLPVGRPPAPDASVTRLPPTEPAHPSADAARSGLFTVLRHAPLRRVALLTWVGALLVSAALLTGMRLGEDHASGYGGWVAVAFGLGGLAGGLALTIRPLRMQSDRGMVLFVAALAPPLVAVVLVERWFPAVLATYALLGLVVAPQTVLSLAARGEHAPDRARRSVFVTIAGTKVAFASAGTALAGLAEGWNAQATLTVLAAVALASSIPAGAAIRGSRRYFHRVMKNTLSDVMRTTFPGD; this comes from the coding sequence ATGTTCGGGAAACCTGTGCGCACATTCGTGCTGGCGGCGGTTCTGGTTCGCTGCATGGACGCCGGCACGACCGTCGGCATGGTGTTGCTCTGCACGGCATCACACCTGGCGTCGCCACTGCGAACCGCCGGACTGGTCGGCGCCGCTCTCACGATTCCGCACGCCTTCGGGTTTCTGTCCGCTCCACTGCTGGACCGCGTGGGCGATCCTCGGCGCGTCGTGGCTGCGGCGGCTGGTCTGTTCGCGGGGCTTCTGATGCTCACCACGGCCTGGCTCGGCAAGTCGCCCCTGCCAGTCGTCCTCGTGCTGGCGCTCGGGGCCGGCGCGGTCGGGCCGATGCTGACGGGCGGGCTGAGCAGTCTCCAGGAGGGCCGCTCAGCCGATGACCGGACCCGCCGCCTCCGCGCCGTCGACGCCCTCACCTACGGCCTCGCCGGAGCCGGCGCCCCGGTCGTCGTCTCGGCCCTGGCCACCGCCATCTCCCCTCGAGGCGGTCTGCTCGCCCTCAGCTGTCTCGGCCTGGTCGGGGGACTTCTCGTCCTTCGCCTCCCGGTGGGGCGGCCGCCGGCTCCGGATGCCTCGGTGACGCGGCTTCCTCCGACCGAACCCGCCCACCCCTCAGCGGACGCAGCCCGCTCCGGACTCTTCACCGTGCTGCGGCATGCACCATTACGACGGGTCGCCCTGCTCACCTGGGTCGGTGCCCTTCTCGTCTCCGCCGCCCTGCTGACGGGGATGAGGTTGGGCGAGGACCATGCCAGCGGCTACGGCGGCTGGGTAGCAGTGGCTTTCGGACTGGGCGGTCTGGCCGGCGGACTTGCCCTCACCATCCGCCCCCTGAGGATGCAATCGGACCGCGGGATGGTGCTCTTCGTCGCCGCGCTTGCCCCACCACTGGTCGCAGTCGTCCTCGTCGAACGATGGTTCCCCGCCGTGTTGGCAACCTACGCACTCCTCGGCCTCGTCGTCGCCCCCCAGACGGTCCTCAGCCTCGCAGCTCGTGGCGAGCACGCACCCGACCGCGCGCGCAGATCCGTCTTCGTGACCATTGCGGGAACGAAGGTGGCCTTTGCATCCGCCGGGACCGCACTGGCCGGTCTGGCAGAAGGCTGGAACGCCCAGGCAACGCTCACGGTCCTCGCCGCCGTCGCGCTCGCGAGCAGCATCCCCGCGGGTGCCGCGATACGGGGCTCGAGGCGGTACTTCCACAGAGTAATGAAAAACACACTTTCCGATGTAATGCGAACCACATTTCCCGGCGATTAG
- a CDS encoding glycosyltransferase family 2 protein — protein sequence MTTATPGADQAEKSLPLVSVIIPALDEIDHVPGLLARFREFAVSHPAYSFELVLVDDGSSDGTSDGIKSLTQEQDRVTVIRLARSFGSHYAISAGLARCRGECAVVLGADLQEPPSLLNDFLAQWEQGADVVWGVPQARVGRSKSRDLASRAFSGMFSKFANLANYPPEGPSGVLLDRCVIDEVAQLPERNRNVLALIAWLGFTQVRVEYEQVDRVHGTSRWTRRKMVKLAVDSMIQFSSMPLRFCAALGVCIATGGLLYALVLVIRDLFFGVATPSGWPTVAVIVLLIGGAQLTVIGVMGEYLWRAVEEVRSRPLYVVRDVWGSTRASETAGGILPRHGRRAPSPREAETQLSHLTLRD from the coding sequence ATGACCACAGCCACGCCCGGTGCAGACCAAGCCGAGAAGAGCTTGCCGCTGGTCTCGGTCATCATCCCCGCGCTCGACGAGATCGACCACGTCCCCGGCCTGCTCGCCAGGTTCCGCGAGTTCGCTGTCAGTCACCCGGCCTACAGCTTCGAGCTGGTCCTGGTTGACGACGGTTCGAGTGACGGCACCAGTGATGGGATCAAGAGCCTGACCCAGGAGCAGGACCGTGTCACGGTCATCCGCCTGGCCCGCAGCTTTGGGTCCCACTATGCGATCTCCGCCGGACTGGCCCGATGCCGGGGGGAGTGTGCCGTCGTCCTCGGGGCGGATCTGCAGGAGCCTCCGTCGCTGCTGAACGACTTCCTGGCTCAATGGGAGCAGGGCGCGGACGTGGTATGGGGCGTCCCGCAGGCCCGGGTGGGCAGGTCAAAGTCGCGTGACCTCGCATCGAGGGCGTTCTCCGGCATGTTCAGCAAGTTCGCCAACCTGGCCAACTACCCCCCGGAGGGACCATCCGGGGTGCTGCTGGATCGATGTGTCATCGACGAGGTGGCCCAGCTGCCGGAGCGAAACCGGAACGTGCTGGCGCTGATCGCCTGGCTGGGGTTCACGCAGGTGCGCGTCGAGTACGAGCAGGTCGACCGGGTGCATGGCACGAGCCGGTGGACCCGCCGGAAGATGGTGAAGCTGGCCGTCGACTCGATGATCCAGTTCTCCTCGATGCCCCTGAGATTTTGCGCTGCGCTCGGGGTGTGCATCGCAACAGGCGGCCTGCTCTATGCCCTGGTGCTCGTGATCCGCGACCTCTTCTTCGGGGTCGCCACGCCCAGCGGGTGGCCGACCGTGGCCGTGATCGTCCTGTTGATCGGCGGAGCCCAGCTGACCGTCATCGGCGTGATGGGCGAGTACCTCTGGCGAGCGGTCGAAGAGGTCCGAAGTCGACCCCTGTATGTCGTCCGCGACGTGTGGGGGTCCACCCGGGCCTCCGAGACGGCTGGGGGGATCCTGCCCCGTCACGGCCGCCGCGCGCCCTCCCCACGCGAGGCCGAAACCCAGCTCTCCCACCTGACCCTCCGTGACTGA
- a CDS encoding DUF6454 family protein, whose product MTRLRTQIAALSVLAMAGLGGAAAAHAASAGPGHTPTTTLAQDFNAVTRNTQWQQTGTLKLNFPTYHTEGIAFTPQHIFLSAVQILEPTVKYSTPQGGYDRTPGKGIGHLFVMDTSGHLQKDIVLGEGDMYHPGGIDFDGANVWVPVAQYRPNSSAIIYRVDANTLAVHKQFQVADHFGGIVMDKQTGHLVGNTWGSRRFTEWDLRGRQLKTWDNPNFFIDYQDCQYVPAGKMLCAGITNLPQTPSAGGANGTYELGGVAMLDLTSEQVTREIPFQHWSTAGHVATRNPFKMTAEGNHLTMRVAPDNGDEGNGTEILTYEATVTPAAH is encoded by the coding sequence ATGACCCGACTTCGCACCCAGATCGCCGCCCTGTCCGTGCTCGCGATGGCCGGACTGGGCGGCGCGGCAGCCGCGCACGCCGCCTCGGCGGGGCCCGGGCACACCCCGACCACGACCCTCGCGCAGGACTTCAATGCCGTCACGAGGAACACCCAGTGGCAGCAGACGGGCACGCTCAAGCTGAACTTCCCGACGTACCACACCGAGGGCATCGCCTTCACTCCCCAGCACATCTTCCTGTCGGCCGTGCAGATCCTCGAGCCGACGGTGAAGTACTCGACCCCGCAGGGTGGTTACGACCGGACTCCGGGCAAGGGCATCGGCCACCTGTTCGTGATGGACACCTCAGGCCACCTGCAGAAGGACATCGTCCTCGGCGAGGGCGACATGTACCACCCGGGCGGCATCGACTTCGACGGCGCGAACGTGTGGGTTCCCGTCGCGCAGTACCGGCCGAACTCGAGCGCCATCATCTACCGCGTCGACGCGAACACGCTGGCCGTCCACAAGCAGTTCCAGGTCGCCGACCACTTCGGCGGGATCGTCATGGACAAGCAGACCGGCCACCTGGTCGGGAACACCTGGGGATCACGGCGATTCACGGAGTGGGACCTGCGGGGCAGGCAGCTGAAGACCTGGGACAACCCCAACTTCTTCATCGACTACCAGGACTGCCAGTACGTGCCTGCGGGCAAGATGCTCTGTGCCGGCATCACGAACCTTCCCCAGACCCCCAGCGCCGGGGGAGCGAACGGGACGTACGAGCTCGGAGGTGTGGCCATGCTCGACCTCACCAGCGAGCAGGTGACGCGCGAGATCCCGTTCCAGCACTGGTCCACCGCCGGGCACGTCGCGACCCGCAACCCGTTCAAGATGACCGCCGAGGGCAACCACCTCACCATGCGGGTCGCCCCGGACAACGGCGACGAGGGCAACGGCACCGAGATCCTCACCTACGAGGCCACGGTCACCCCCGCCGCGCACTGA
- a CDS encoding DegT/DnrJ/EryC1/StrS family aminotransferase — protein MKPSPIQASGFPDTSANPIPLSHPSTDEAELAAVAEVFASGWMAGQGPHGTMLEEGFKKLTGRAYAIAVNNCTAGLHLALAGLGLGAGDEVLVADYSFPATGHAVLYCGATPVFVDVREDTGTMDPKLLEEAITPRTKGILAVDALGTPADWNELQEIADRHGLFLVEDAACSAGAEYDGRPCGSFGDVAVFSLHARKGITCGEGGVIVTDDPELAASVRAASCFGMESAFSRQSAGTLALPTFAAIGYNYKLSDVLAAVAVVQLGKLDAFLDRRRALAVRYGELLSAVPGIEAPVVPPDRLSAWQTYAVTVTEPLDRDAIAMALRARGVGSTIGTYAMHLQPVYGPAPAGCPSSQRLFERQLALPMYVGLTDDQQDLVVQILSSIVAGDTVPDAETVTTA, from the coding sequence ATGAAGCCAAGCCCCATCCAGGCGTCGGGGTTCCCCGACACTTCCGCCAACCCGATCCCGCTGAGCCATCCCTCGACCGATGAGGCCGAGCTCGCAGCAGTGGCAGAGGTCTTTGCCTCCGGCTGGATGGCAGGACAGGGACCGCACGGCACCATGCTCGAGGAGGGCTTCAAGAAGCTGACCGGTCGTGCGTACGCGATCGCGGTGAACAACTGCACTGCTGGCCTTCATCTCGCGCTGGCCGGCCTTGGGCTGGGTGCCGGCGACGAGGTGCTGGTGGCGGACTACAGCTTTCCGGCCACCGGACACGCGGTGCTCTACTGTGGCGCAACCCCGGTCTTCGTTGACGTGCGTGAGGACACGGGAACGATGGACCCCAAGCTGCTCGAGGAGGCCATCACGCCCCGGACGAAGGGCATCCTGGCTGTTGACGCCCTTGGCACCCCGGCCGACTGGAACGAGCTGCAGGAGATCGCCGACCGACACGGTCTCTTCCTGGTGGAGGACGCGGCCTGTTCGGCTGGTGCCGAGTACGACGGCCGGCCGTGCGGCAGCTTCGGGGATGTCGCGGTGTTCTCCCTGCATGCGCGCAAGGGCATCACCTGCGGTGAGGGGGGAGTCATCGTCACCGACGACCCCGAGCTCGCCGCGAGTGTGCGGGCAGCCTCGTGCTTCGGCATGGAGAGTGCCTTCTCCCGGCAGTCGGCTGGGACCCTTGCGCTGCCGACGTTCGCCGCGATCGGGTACAACTACAAGCTGTCCGACGTTCTTGCCGCCGTGGCGGTGGTGCAGCTGGGCAAGCTCGACGCCTTCCTCGACCGACGCCGGGCACTGGCTGTGCGCTATGGCGAGCTGCTGAGCGCAGTGCCGGGGATCGAGGCGCCAGTCGTTCCGCCGGACCGTCTCTCGGCCTGGCAGACGTATGCCGTGACGGTCACTGAGCCGCTCGATCGCGATGCGATCGCCATGGCTCTGCGAGCACGTGGGGTTGGGAGCACCATCGGGACCTATGCGATGCACCTTCAGCCGGTCTACGGGCCCGCCCCTGCCGGGTGTCCCTCTTCGCAGCGCCTGTTCGAGCGTCAGCTCGCGCTCCCGATGTACGTGGGCCTCACAGATGATCAACAGGACCTCGTGGTTCAGATTCTCTCGTCCATCGTCGCAGGGGACACGGTGCCGGACGCAGAGACTGTCACCACCGCTTAG
- a CDS encoding DUF72 domain-containing protein: protein MRRFPVVEVQHTFYDPPADAVLTRWRTQVPASFEFTIKAWQIVTHESSSPTYRRLKRPLPDSARGQIGAFRTTPPVLEGWQRTLDCARILRASAVLLQCPKSFRPTAENVAGLRSFLSQVERPAGWLMWEPRGEWPTQLLEELCAELDLVHVVDPMHTETVTPERTYYRLHGTTGSRHVHTDDELRRLRDLVVGRPSPYVMFNNLPRTGDAERFLALLADQGG, encoded by the coding sequence GTGCGTCGCTTCCCCGTCGTCGAGGTCCAGCACACGTTCTACGACCCGCCAGCGGACGCCGTGCTGACCCGCTGGCGGACCCAGGTGCCGGCCAGCTTCGAGTTCACCATCAAGGCGTGGCAGATCGTCACCCACGAGTCCAGCAGCCCCACCTACCGACGCCTGAAGCGGCCTCTGCCGGACAGCGCACGTGGGCAGATCGGAGCGTTCCGGACGACGCCTCCCGTCCTTGAAGGCTGGCAGCGGACTCTCGACTGCGCCCGGATCCTGCGGGCCAGCGCCGTGCTGCTTCAGTGCCCGAAAAGCTTTCGCCCGACGGCCGAGAACGTCGCCGGGCTTCGGAGCTTCCTCTCACAGGTGGAGCGGCCCGCTGGGTGGCTGATGTGGGAGCCCCGGGGTGAGTGGCCCACGCAGCTGCTCGAGGAGCTCTGTGCCGAGCTGGACCTCGTGCACGTTGTCGACCCGATGCACACCGAGACGGTGACGCCGGAGCGGACCTACTACCGGCTGCACGGCACCACGGGCTCGCGGCACGTCCATACCGATGACGAGCTGCGCCGGCTGCGGGACCTGGTCGTCGGCCGGCCGTCGCCGTACGTCATGTTCAACAACCTGCCCCGCACCGGCGATGCAGAACGGTTCCTCGCCCTGCTCGCCGATCAGGGCGGGTGA
- a CDS encoding pirin family protein: MSNVERDPVETVFPPGDPSAPSGDQSAGLEVLEPRDVPLGGPRAMTVRRTLPQRQRSLVGAWCFADHYGPDDVATTGGMDVPPHPHCGLQTVSWLFTGEIEHRDSLGSHTVVRPGAVNLMTGGLGIAHSEVSTPSTTVLHGAQLWVALPDAHRNAPKGFQHHEPTPIRVEGATLSVFLGTLAGQTSPVDTFTPLLGAEVTLDPGASVALSLDEAYEHGVLADSPGLTVNGTDTPRSAMAYLPTATPTLTLTNTTLDPARALILGGPPFEEEIVMWWNFVGRSHEDIVQAREDWMAHSERFGEVDGYAGEVTHLPAPVIPVVRIRPRGNASRGRRNP; the protein is encoded by the coding sequence GTGAGCAACGTCGAACGTGACCCGGTCGAGACGGTCTTCCCGCCGGGCGACCCGTCCGCCCCCTCGGGCGACCAGTCCGCCGGACTCGAGGTGCTCGAGCCGCGTGATGTGCCCCTCGGCGGCCCCCGCGCGATGACCGTTCGACGCACTCTCCCCCAGCGCCAGCGCTCGCTCGTCGGCGCGTGGTGCTTCGCCGACCACTATGGTCCCGATGACGTCGCCACGACAGGTGGCATGGACGTTCCTCCCCACCCGCACTGCGGACTGCAGACCGTCAGCTGGCTGTTCACCGGTGAGATCGAGCACCGCGACAGCCTCGGCTCGCACACGGTCGTGCGCCCCGGAGCGGTCAACCTGATGACGGGCGGCCTCGGCATCGCCCACTCCGAGGTGTCCACCCCGAGCACGACCGTCCTCCACGGCGCGCAGCTCTGGGTGGCCCTGCCGGACGCACATCGAAACGCCCCCAAGGGATTTCAGCACCACGAACCCACCCCGATCCGGGTCGAGGGCGCCACCCTCTCGGTCTTCCTCGGCACCCTGGCGGGCCAGACCTCCCCGGTCGACACCTTCACCCCCCTCCTCGGCGCGGAGGTCACCCTGGACCCCGGCGCGAGCGTCGCGCTGAGCCTCGACGAGGCCTACGAGCACGGAGTGCTCGCCGACAGCCCAGGGCTCACCGTCAACGGCACCGACACCCCGCGCAGCGCCATGGCCTACCTCCCCACCGCGACCCCGACGCTGACCCTCACGAACACCACGCTCGACCCTGCCCGCGCGCTCATCCTGGGCGGCCCGCCGTTCGAGGAGGAGATCGTGATGTGGTGGAACTTCGTGGGCCGCAGTCACGAAGACATCGTGCAGGCGCGCGAGGACTGGATGGCCCACTCCGAGCGGTTCGGCGAGGTCGACGGGTATGCCGGTGAAGTCACGCACCTGCCTGCGCCCGTGATCCCGGTGGTGCGGATCCGCCCACGCGGCAACGCATCTCGCGGCCGCCGGAACCCCTGA
- a CDS encoding MFS transporter, with product MARKPLLRRRLNTSHINVVDRPKLKMALGGTMVGNTMEWYDVGVFGYLITTMGPVFLPEADRSVQNLFLLGTFGATFIARPLGGVYFGWLGDKIGRQKVLAMTLIIMAAATLVVGLLPGYSQLGIWAAALLVVTKLVQGFSTGGEYAGATTFVSEHAPDKRRGFFASFLDMGSYLGFAIGAGLVSVLQLILGQPAMEAWGWRLPFLLAGPLGMIAIYFRMKIEESPAFQATLDAEEGAAASSQSGHGVAPMGPVGILKAYWHRILLAMILVAAANTVGYALTSYMPTYLTSNKGYDELHGTLLTIPVLVVMALCIPLTGHLSDVIGRRPVLWIGAISTVVLSLPAFLLIGVGGIWSTLLGLALIAFPVTFYVANLASALPALFPTAHRYGAMGIAYNFAVAIFGGTTPFIIAALIKATGNELMPAYYLIATSVISAVTIFFLPESARRPLPGSMPSVQSEAAARELVATQDENPMLDMNELPFDDTYEPPAQSDADLSAMSA from the coding sequence ATGGCTAGGAAACCCCTTTTGAGGCGCCGTCTTAATACTTCACACATCAACGTCGTCGATCGGCCCAAACTGAAAATGGCCCTGGGTGGGACCATGGTCGGCAACACCATGGAATGGTACGACGTCGGCGTATTCGGCTACCTCATTACCACCATGGGGCCGGTCTTCCTACCTGAGGCTGATAGATCCGTTCAAAACCTGTTCCTGCTGGGCACCTTTGGCGCCACTTTCATCGCTCGCCCGCTCGGTGGTGTCTACTTCGGCTGGCTTGGTGACAAGATCGGCCGCCAGAAGGTTCTCGCCATGACGCTGATCATCATGGCTGCGGCGACTCTCGTCGTGGGGCTGCTCCCCGGCTACTCACAGCTCGGCATCTGGGCCGCAGCACTGCTGGTCGTCACCAAGCTCGTGCAGGGGTTTTCCACCGGCGGCGAGTATGCAGGGGCCACCACCTTCGTCAGCGAACACGCTCCGGACAAGCGCCGTGGCTTCTTTGCCAGCTTCCTGGACATGGGCAGCTACCTGGGTTTCGCGATCGGTGCCGGGCTCGTCTCCGTCCTGCAGCTGATCCTTGGCCAGCCGGCAATGGAGGCTTGGGGCTGGCGCCTGCCCTTCCTGCTGGCAGGCCCGCTCGGCATGATCGCCATCTACTTCCGCATGAAGATCGAGGAATCGCCCGCGTTCCAGGCAACCCTGGATGCGGAAGAAGGCGCCGCCGCGAGTTCCCAGTCCGGCCACGGCGTTGCTCCGATGGGTCCGGTCGGGATCTTGAAGGCCTACTGGCACAGGATCCTGCTGGCCATGATCCTGGTGGCCGCCGCCAACACCGTCGGCTACGCGCTCACGTCCTACATGCCCACCTATCTCACCAGCAACAAGGGATACGACGAGCTCCATGGGACGCTGCTGACCATTCCCGTCCTGGTCGTCATGGCATTGTGCATCCCATTGACCGGACATCTCTCGGATGTCATAGGACGCCGTCCCGTGCTCTGGATAGGCGCCATCAGCACGGTCGTGCTTTCCCTTCCCGCGTTCCTGCTGATCGGGGTGGGAGGAATCTGGTCGACGCTGCTCGGCCTGGCTTTGATTGCTTTCCCCGTCACGTTCTACGTGGCCAATCTCGCGTCAGCGCTGCCGGCACTGTTCCCGACCGCCCATCGCTATGGGGCCATGGGCATCGCCTACAACTTCGCGGTCGCAATCTTCGGCGGCACAACGCCCTTCATCATTGCCGCCCTCATCAAGGCCACAGGCAACGAATTGATGCCCGCCTACTACCTGATTGCCACCTCGGTGATCAGTGCGGTCACCATCTTCTTCCTCCCCGAATCGGCCCGGAGGCCCCTGCCCGGGTCAATGCCCAGCGTGCAGTCGGAAGCGGCGGCTCGTGAGCTGGTGGCAACTCAGGACGAAAATCCCATGCTGGATATGAACGAGCTGCCTTTCGACGACACCTATGAACCGCCGGCACAGTCCGACGCGGACCTGTCGGCGATGTCGGCGTAG
- a CDS encoding acyltransferase gives MTSVPTNPYNPLAWFVGEPTIGDGTWIGPFCLIDGSGGLVIGRSCNVSAGVHIYTHSTAKRCVTDHKVAIERSPVSIGDYTFIGANAVIQMGVTIGDHCIVGAGAVVSVDVPDFSVAVGVPARVVGTVDASSGKISYSK, from the coding sequence ATGACGTCCGTGCCGACGAATCCGTACAACCCGCTGGCGTGGTTCGTGGGGGAACCCACCATTGGTGACGGGACGTGGATCGGGCCGTTCTGCCTCATCGACGGTTCGGGCGGACTGGTGATCGGGCGGTCTTGCAACGTCTCCGCAGGCGTCCACATCTATACCCACTCCACCGCGAAACGTTGCGTGACCGACCACAAAGTGGCGATCGAGAGGTCACCCGTCAGCATCGGCGACTACACGTTCATCGGCGCGAACGCGGTGATCCAGATGGGTGTCACCATCGGAGACCACTGCATCGTCGGTGCCGGAGCGGTGGTGTCCGTCGACGTGCCAGACTTCAGCGTTGCCGTTGGCGTGCCGGCCCGGGTGGTGGGCACGGTTGACGCGAGCAGCGGGAAGATCAGCTATTCGAAGTGA